The sequence GGACTGAGCCGGTCTGCCTCGGTCGACCACCAGTGCAGCACGTGAGTATCGAGCAGGGCCGTCGTCACCGGAGCTCCCACTCGACGCCGGCACTGAACAACTCGTCATCGCGTGCGGCTGACTTCGCAATGCCCGACGCGGCACCCCGCAGGCCACGGGCCGCCCGGGGGGGTACGAGGCGCGCCACTGTCTTGCCCCGCTTCGTAATCTCGACCTCCTCGCCAGCGGCCACGTCGTTGAGAAGCCGCAGGAAGGTGGCCTTGGCCTCGGTGGCTCCCAGTCGCCTCACCATACTGGTCATTCTACTGGTCATTGCGCCCTCGGGCCCCTGTTTCGATGCCGAAGCGCACAACGGACGCGACGTGTGCCGGGCTACGCTTCTCCCATGGGCACCCTCCGGCTGGCCCTCGCCCAGCTGAACCTCACC comes from Actinomycetota bacterium and encodes:
- a CDS encoding type II toxin-antitoxin system prevent-host-death family antitoxin: MVRRLGATEAKATFLRLLNDVAAGEEVEITKRGKTVARLVPPRAARGLRGAASGIAKSAARDDELFSAGVEWELR